The following DNA comes from Peromyscus leucopus breed LL Stock chromosome 2, UCI_PerLeu_2.1, whole genome shotgun sequence.
GGTTTGATTTGTACTGAACAAGGGCTTGTGAATGTCTCAATACCGCACTGGCAGAAACTATCACGTGACCAGATGAGACTCTGCACTCTGAACTCTACACTCGGGTTTTAGCTGTCATCCATTAACATTTACAGGTTGTTGATACCGTAATGAAATTCCTGTGCAAATTCCCTGGGTAAAAGTTAAACACAGTCGAAACTTGAAATGATAATTTAGTACAAGCCCCGTGTTGCCAAATGCTAGAAACTATAGACGACCAAGTTATGAGTGAAGAAAGTAGTTTGTAggctgggatgtagttcagtgaagAAGCATGTGCTCCACGTATAGTCGCCTGGGCTCAATCACTAGTAgcatgggaaaaaaagaatgattttcatGGACATTATGccattatctatttattttagtgAAAATCATAAGGGAATTGAGAGAAAAAGGGAGTCCTGTCCATCTAGTTCATACACCCTGTCTGCCGCCATAAAGGACTAGGAAAGAGGGTGTGGATCACTGTGGGTCCGAGCATTTTGTCCCTGATTCAGAACTTGGGACATAGTGGTGCTATTAGGATTTAAGTAGAATTACCTTGGTACAGGTGAGGGATTTACAGTGAAGAGTTAATAAAGGAATTCCTTCCCTTAGATGTCACCCTGGATTGTAAACCTGCTGACAGATTAAAAAAACTGAACTTAGTAAAGAGGCCACAACCTCATCAGATTCAAGCCAAGAAACATGCTCCAGAATAAGCCAAAGGTCCAAGAGAAAATTCAACGGTAAATGGGCAAGAAGTCAGGCGAGCTGGTGGGTCTGTCCTTGAGGCAGAGCTGCAGGAGTATAACCTCCAAGCACGTGGCTTAAGGCTGAGAAGAGACTGGACCCGGTGTCTGTGTGGGCTAGACTTGAGATGAGGCTGAACGGGACAGTGGGAGCTGGCTGGGTGCACTTGGAGCTCTCAGAAAGGAGGCTGAGATGAATTCTACTTATGGGGGAATGTGTggtataaaattatgttttaaaactactttctttctctcagacaaggtcttgctatgttgctcaggctggctttgaactcacagtgcaCCCTGAGCCAGTCTCCCAAGTAttggggattacaggtgcacacgaTCCTTATGAATTTACCCTTTCAGAAAGCACTCTAGAGTAACTATCAAGAATtcaaggtggggctggagagatgactcagaggttagagcactggctgctcttttagaagTCCTGaattaaattcccagcaaccacatggtggctcacaaacatctgtaatgagatctggtgccctcttctggcctgcagggacacatacaggcagaacactgtatacatagtaaacaaataaatctttaaaaaagaaaaaagaatttaaaggggGTTGGGGCAGATGTgcacttccaggggacccaagtctagttcccagcacctaattATCAGCTAATTCCAGGAGgcccgatgccctcttctggcttccgtcGGTACTGCATGAAtgtagtgcacagatatacaaataggcaaaacacccacacacataaaataaattaaaaaaaaagaatttaagcgTGTTTCCATTTATGGACTATATAATTCTATGTGGCCAGTAAGTTGGGTTTTTGGTGATGAAAGGAGATTTGTTCAAATTGTTTCAAGAAACACGGGAGGCTTTGCAGGTGAGGTAGCATCCCAGCCAGGGAAAGGCCCCAGCTGTGGAGCAGCTGTCCCAGGACGGCTCGCTTTCCCGGTGCCTTTACTTAAGGGCTCCGTTacactcttctggtctctgtttcacttaattaaaaaaaaattttttttttaaaaattaagtttccaCATACCCAGTCTTCTGGCAAACCCAAGTCCAGATAAGGGGATCTTGATTGGCCAGGTTGGCTGCCCTTGGAGATCCTCCAATCAGCGGGGGCGGAGAccgccccgcccccagctgcTGGCCGCCGTTACCCTGGTACAGCAGTTACTTTTATGGACAAACATCCAGGACTGGCAAGCACTGTGATGGACATCGTTAAAAAGGGAATCTAAGAAAAAGATGGGGACCCAGAGGTGCTTTAAAATGCTCCTACAGTCCGCGCGCGCACGCACCTCCCCCCCATCCACAGCGACATGATGATAATTATGGGTTGTCTAAGTGTGCAGTGCAACAAGAAGCAGCGATTGGCATGAAGAGTATTGAAGAACACGGGGGATGCTAATAGACGTCGTTTGAAAAAAGATAGGCTATAAAACGATATACAACATGATCcgaattttctgagaaaaaaattgcTCATACTGTGTTTAGTCTGTAAGGGAAAACCAATGGGCTGGCGGTGTGGTAGCTGCTGGTATCAAGATCTGAGAGTGGTCGGGGTAGGCCTGTAATCCCATATatactgaggctgaggcaggaggatggggcgGGAGTCCTGGGCCAGCATTTGTGACATtgtgagactctgactcaaagcGATTTGCTCACAGCTTTCGGGCGTTACTTGATGCAAAGCTGCCTCCTTTTCACCAGGCGACTCGTTCAGAGCTCCCCCTCTCTTTGAACCCGGCCGGGGCGGCCTCGCTCCGCCCCTCGCCGGTCCCCGCTTCCTGACCCGAGGCCGCGCCCTCGCCACCGCCTTCCGCCCACATGGCTCCGCTGCGCTTCTCGGCCAACGTTTCCTGGCTGTTCCCGGAGCTCCCCGGGCTCCCCGAGCGGCTGCAGGCCGCGGGCCGTGCGGGCTTCGAGGCGGCCGAGGTGGCCTGGCCGTACGCCGAGCCGCCCGAGGCGCTGGCGAGCGCCGCCCGGGCCGTGGGGCTGCGGCTGGTGCTCATCAACACGCCGCGGGGTGCGCACCGGGGCGGGGAGCGGCAGGGCTCCGGCGAGCCATGCCCGTGCTGACGCTGGTTCTCTCCGCAGGAGACCAAGAGAAGGGGGAGATGGGGCTGGGGGCCGTCCCCGGGAGACAGGCGGCCTTCCGAGAGGGGCTGGAGCAGGCTGTGCTGTACGCCAAGGCTCTGGGATGCCCCAGgtaccctgccctgccctcccttgACCGTGGGGCCGGGTCGACAGAAGCTCGGAGCGGAGACACCGCTGTGGGCTACCGTCTTTTGAGACAGCtttttgtatttcttctgttAGTGTCGTTCTGTATGCCATGTTTCCAGTCTCATCTCATACAGGGATCCCATGATGGGTGTTAGGGTCTGATGAGGGATTTTAACAAGGACGAGaaagctgggagctgggtgggagtgggaggcgGGCAGGGCGGGCACCTAACCCTGACTAGAAGAAAGCTGTTTGCAGATAGTGATGCAGGAACTGAATCTGGCAGGCCCACACATCCACTTTATAGGGAGAGCTACGCTATTCAGGCAAGGAGGCTGGCTGGGCCAGAGGAAGGTTGTGTCCAGTTGAGTTAATGGGGAGAGGGGTGGTGAACTGAGTTCCAAGGGTCTGAACGCCTGCAGGGCCTGCGGGAATTTGGATGTTGCTGAGATGAGGTGCTGTGCTGCAGTCTCAAAGTGGGATTAAGGGAACAGGAGTCAATCCCAGAGGTCAGTTAGTGCTGGGAAGCAACCAGTGGCAAGATCAGCAGTAGGGGCAGAAAGCATTTGGGAAGAGGTTAAGAGGTAAGGAGAAGAAGCAGTGTTAAGCAACATGGACTGTCTAGAAAGGGCAAGGGTCAGAATCACTTTTAAAAGGTGagcctcagggctggagagatggctcagcagttaagagcacttgttgctcttgcagaggacctgggctgggttgccagtacccacatggcagctcacaaccatctgcaaatGCAGCAACAGTAATCCAGTAACACCTTCTGACCcccaggggcaccaggcacacactggTACACATAgacacctgcaggcaaaacactcacacacaaatacatttttaaaatctgaagaaaaaaaaaagcgagCCTCAAGCATGCTTATGAGTTGAGCAGGAACAGGGACAGGAGAGGTTCAGAGTCCTCTCCTTTGATAGGCAGGGGCCCTGATGGCGACTTGCCGTGGGCTGACACACAAGTGTGGGAGGCTGCTGGGATGCCTGGGCATCATGCCTCAGATGGTCTGAACAGAAGATCTGGGGAGCTGGGGTGAGGCTGGCATAGTCCGAGGGCATCTAGAAGATGTGCAGGGGATTGAGGGCCTGAGCCCTCCCCACCACCTTCTCTACAGGATCCACCTGATGGCTGGCCGAGTGCCCCAGGGCGCTGACCGAGCTGCAGTCAAGGGTGAGATGGAAACAGTTTTTCTGGAGAACCTGAGGCATGCAGCTGGGGTTTTGGCTCAGGTAAGAGGTGGAAACACATAGCTGACGTGTTGGGGAGCGAGGGGGTACATAGTGGGGACAGTAGATGAGGGACAAAGCTGAGCAAGAGCACAGGTCAGAGGAACAGATGAGGTTGCTGACCAGTGACCGACTGGGACAGATGTGGGGGGGAACCCTGACGGCCTCCAACATGGTTCTAGGAGAACCTCGTGGGACTGCTGGAGCCCATTAACACCCGCATCACGGACCCCCAGTACTTCCTGGATACACCCCAGCAGGGTAGGACTCGAGTCCTACgccacctcctctccctctttaaTTCACATGTTCCAAGGCCTCATGGCTTTCTCCCTGGCTTCCCCCACAGCGGCAGCCATCTTGCAGAAGGTTGGGAGACCAAATCTTCAATTGCAGATGGTGAGTGAAGATGGGTGCTTCTTCGGGTCACGTCTTCCAGTCTGGGGAGAACTGTGGAGGACACCCAAGGGTTCTGACTGGCGTTCTCTTCCCTAGGACGTATTCCACTGGCAGATCATGGATGGGAATCTGACAGGAAACATCAGGGAGTTCCTGCCCATTGTTGGTGAGGGCTCCCCTCCCAAGCTCCTCCCGGGCTGATGCTGTGTCTTGTGCTTGCTTCCCTTTCCACCCCTGTCCCATGTCTCTCCTCATCTGTCCCCAGGGCATGTGCAGGTGGCACAGGTCCCGGACCGAGGGGAGCCAGGCAGCTCTGGAGAGCTGGACTTTTCTTACCTGTTCCAGCTGCTAGAAGATGAAGGCTACCAAGGATTTGTGGGCTGCGAGTATCGGCCTCGAGGTGAGGCTTGGGGAAGGGGACATTGGAGGGGCGGAGGTTGGCAGGGGCTGTCCTTTCCCTTATGGGTTGAGATGGCATTGTCTCTCTTTTACTGCAGGAGACACGGTGGAGGGTCTGAGTTGGCTACGTTCATACTGGGACAGAAAGGGCCACCCACGGACTGGCCAGTAAGGTTCTACAGAGCACCTGGATGCTGCCCTGGGGCAGCGGACGAGTGTCCTGAGGCTCCTCTGAATTAAAGACACACTGAgtgttttcatatgtgtatattacAGGGTGGGGGACACACAGTGTCTAATGCTTCAATGTCTCTGAGTTAATTCCCTCCTACGGAGAAGGGACACACAGCTCAAGCTCAGATCCTCCAGTTGGTGCCAGGGTTACTGTGGCTACAGAGAGCTTCTGAGCCTCCTTTTTATCTACAGACAGGAACCAAAGGTcccgtgggggtggggaggcaaaCACTGGTGACAGACGCTTGAGAGGCAGGGCCAAGATTAGAACCAGTGTTGCAAGAGTAATGTCCAACAGTGATAGCCAAGTGGGAGCAAAGACCAGAGGGCCAAGGATGCAGGTGGCATACGGTGACAAACTGTGAGTCAGGTCACTAGCAGAGCTCTAAGGGGCCAGTGCCGCCAGTTCACCTGAGGCTCCCTGGGACTCCACCAGCTGGGCGGGAAGGAGGCCTCTTCTTCTGGATGGGCCCAGGGGCCTAAAGTGAGTCCAGGCTGTTCAGCAGCTGTGTTCGGGGAGGGCAGTCCCTGTTCCAGACCGTAGCAGCAGTTCCCCAGACACATTCAAATCCCTGGCGTCACTCTGTGTCTGAGGACTTGGGGTTCATAAGTGCCTCAAATGGGCAAGCTTATAGGTCCACAATTCAACCAATGAAGTCCGTGGTCCACTTTCTCAGAGGAGGCGGGTCCAGAGGGTGAAACAGGCGGTGTTGATGACAGACTCCAAGTGGTGGTAGGTGGAGACCAGCTGGGCCGGGGGGCTCTCGCTGTCCTGGGGCTGCACCGGGAAGGGCTCTCGGAAGACCACCGTCAGAGACTGTGGGGAGAAGGCAGGTGAGAGGGTGCGTGGGAAGGACAGAGAGCTGGCCGCAGGAGGGCGGCGGCCCACTCCGAAAAGGCTGAGGGGAGCACTGGGTACAGTCTCCAGGAAGTCCCTCGCCCTTTGTCCTCACCGTCTTTCCCAAGTGTGAGTCCAGAAACACTAACACAAAACAGTCAGTGAACTTCTGATTCAGCACAACCTGAAGCAACAGAtagaagagaagagggagtgaGGCCGGTCTCAGGCGCGTGGGTGTGCACCCTCCTGCAGGCCTTCTCACAGAGGCAGAGGGTGAGGCCTCCTTCTGTCACAGCTGATCCTATCTGTGAGCCTGGGTCACTCAGGATGGTGTTGCCACACTGGGCCTCAACCTGTCTGTCAGTGCCTTGTCACAGTCTTGTAGAGGACACGGCAGGGAGGCCAGTCAAGGAAGGGCAGTTCTAGACCTTGGCGTGACCCTCCAGTCAGTTCCGGGTCTCCTATCGCCTCCTGACGTCAGCTGCTCCCGAGCACTCAGCTCTGGATCTACCACTGCGTGATTTCTCCTGGGGCTTCCGTACCACCTACTAATCTCTCTTGATCCCAGATGCCCACATTCCTCACGGAGGAGACTCAGCCTGCCCCAAGAGCTCATCACCCTCCTCTGTCCCGCTCCAGCTCCAGCGCTCCCATCACTGGTACCCCCTGCCTCTTTGATGCCCTGCTGCAGCCTGGCTTCTCTGGCTGACCTGTGGTCGACCAGACACATCTTGTTCCGGGCTCACTCCTCCTCTCACTCGCGGTCTCCTACCCACTGTGCCCATCTCTACTCTAGTTTCCCACGCAcattctcagcttcctgtccGTCACAGCTGTGCCTTCACGTCAGCGTGCACAGACCTGGGGATGGTGCTAAGACACAGACCCCAAGACAGTGGTGGAGGGCGAGCATCTGCCGAGT
Coding sequences within:
- the Hyi gene encoding putative hydroxypyruvate isomerase; this encodes MAPLRFSANVSWLFPELPGLPERLQAAGRAGFEAAEVAWPYAEPPEALASAARAVGLRLVLINTPRGDQEKGEMGLGAVPGRQAAFREGLEQAVLYAKALGCPRIHLMAGRVPQGADRAAVKGEMETVFLENLRHAAGVLAQENLVGLLEPINTRITDPQYFLDTPQQAAAILQKVGRPNLQLQMDVFHWQIMDGNLTGNIREFLPIVGHVQVAQVPDRGEPGSSGELDFSYLFQLLEDEGYQGFVGCEYRPRGDTVEGLSWLRSYWDRKGHPRTGQ